One genomic segment of Carassius carassius chromosome 21, fCarCar2.1, whole genome shotgun sequence includes these proteins:
- the LOC132097125 gene encoding uncharacterized protein LOC132097125 isoform X2 has translation MPGSHCCVNNCSSTSHDRYGKHRNNGIQFFRLPKWTQHQGKQVSDLTRRRRIAWLAAIRRKDFTFDFTPQSMRVCSLHFHSGKPSYQMLENHPDWTPSLRLGHNDVKETDVARYQRQVKRRTQHLERPPPPAQDQQSPPPAHYHQQSLPPAHYQRSPPPAQDHQQLPSPAQYQRSPSPAQYQQQPPLPAQYQQQPPLPAQDQQPPPPARDMECGLCICRRDVINNLLEENRALKQELDEYRINENLLSGNDNTVKYYTGLPNFALFQTLLLNLTPYLSQGGMKALSPFQLVLLTLMRLRLDLPIQHLSYLFRVHKTTVADAFHHTLGVMYAQLCPLVHWPSRECLLTSMPHQFVESFGKNVAAIVDCFEVFIEKPSNVLARAQTFSQHKQAYTMKYLIVIMPQGVISFITKGWGGRTSDKHITEQSGFLNKLLPGDIVLANRGFNIRESVGMMCAEVKIPTVSNGHAELEVKDVEEPRAIAHLRIHVERVIAVVHNKFKFLHSTVPVHMLVKCEGENLTSLDKIVTVCCALMNMCKSVV, from the exons atgcctggaagtcaCTGCTGCGTTAACAACTGCTCCAGTACTTCACACGATAGATatggaaaacataggaacaaCGGAATACAGTTTTTTAGGTTACCGAAATGGACACAGCATCAGGGAAAGCAAGTCTCTGACCTGACCAGGAGACGCCGGATTGCTTGGTTGGCTGCAATAAGAAGAAAGGACTTTACTTTCGATTTCACCCCCCAGTCGATGAGAGTGTGTTCTCTGCATTTTCACTCGG GTAAACCATCATATCAGATGTTGGAGAACCACCCTGACTGGACACCATCCCTGCGGTTAGGCCACAATGACGTTAAAGAAACAGATGTAGCGAGATATCAGCGGCAAGTAAAGCGCAGGACCCAGCATCTGGAGCGGCCGCCACCGCCTGCCCAGGACCAGCAGTCACCACCGCCA GCTCATTACCACCAGCAGTCGCTACCGCCAGCCCATTACCAGCGGTCACCACCGCCAGCCCAGGACCACCAGCAGTTGCCATCGCCAGCCCAGTACCAGCGGTCGCCATCGCCAGCCCAGTACCAGCAGCAGCCACCACTCCCAGCCCAGTACCAGCAGCAGCCACCACTCCCAGCCCAGGACCAGCAGCCACCACCGCCAGCTCGGGACATGGAATGTGGACTCTGCATATGTAGAAGAGATGTTATTAACAATCTTTTGGAAGAAAACAGAGCGCTGAAGCAGGAGCTTGATGAGTACCGGATAAATGAGAACCTTCTGAGTGGTAATGATAACACAGTGAAGTATTACACGGGGCTTCCAAACTTTGCATTGTTCCAGACACTTCTACTCAACCTCACTCCATATCTGTCTCAAGGTGGGATGAAGGCGCTCTCACCCTTCCAGCTTGTCCTATTGACTTTAATGCGCCTCAGACTAGACCTTCCAATACAGCACCTCAGCTATCTGTTTAGAGTACATAAGACAACAGTCGCCGATGCCTTTCACCATACCCTTGGAGTGATGTACGCACAGCTGTGTCCATTGGTGCACTGGCCAAGCAGGGAATGCTTATTGACCAGTATGCCACACCAGTTTGTGGAGTCATTTGGGAAAAATGTGGCTGCCATTGTGGACTGCTTCGAGGTGTTCATAGAGAAACCCTCAAATGTATTGGCCAGGGCACAGACTTTCTCTCAACACAAACAAGCATACACCATGAAATACCTAATTGTGATCATGCCCCAGGGAGTCATTTCCTTCATAACGAAAGGGTGGGGTGGGCGCACAAGTGACAAGCATATAACGGAGCAAAGTGGTTTCCTGAACAAACTGTTACCAGGTGACATTGTGCTGGCAAATAGGGGCTTTAATATAAGAGAAAGTGTGGGCATGATGTGTGCTGAAGTGAAAATACCTACAGTCTCAAATGGTCATGCAGAGCTGGAGGTGAAAGATGTGGAGGAGCCAAGGGCCATAGCACATCTCAGAATTCACGTTGAGAGGGTGATTGCTGTTGTGCACAACAAATTCAAATTTTTACACTCAACTGTACCTGTACACATGCTTGTCAAATGTGAGGGTGAAAACCTAACGTCTTTAGATAAGATTGTCACTGTTTGCTGTGCCTTAATGAACATGTGCAAAAGTGTTGTTTGA
- the LOC132097125 gene encoding uncharacterized protein LOC132097125 isoform X3, with protein sequence MPGSHCCVNNCSSTSHDRYGKHRNNGIQFFRLPKWTQHQGKQVSDLTRRRRIAWLAAIRRKDFTFDFTPQSMRVCSLHFHSGKPSYQMLENHPDWTPSLRLGHNDVKETDVARYQRQVKRRTQHLERPPPPAQDQQSPPPAHYHQQSLPPAQYQRSPSPAQYQQQPPLPAQYQQQPPLPAQDQQPPPPARDMECGLCICRRDVINNLLEENRALKQELDEYRINENLLSGNDNTVKYYTGLPNFALFQTLLLNLTPYLSQGGMKALSPFQLVLLTLMRLRLDLPIQHLSYLFRVHKTTVADAFHHTLGVMYAQLCPLVHWPSRECLLTSMPHQFVESFGKNVAAIVDCFEVFIEKPSNVLARAQTFSQHKQAYTMKYLIVIMPQGVISFITKGWGGRTSDKHITEQSGFLNKLLPGDIVLANRGFNIRESVGMMCAEVKIPTVSNGHAELEVKDVEEPRAIAHLRIHVERVIAVVHNKFKFLHSTVPVHMLVKCEGENLTSLDKIVTVCCALMNMCKSVV encoded by the exons atgcctggaagtcaCTGCTGCGTTAACAACTGCTCCAGTACTTCACACGATAGATatggaaaacataggaacaaCGGAATACAGTTTTTTAGGTTACCGAAATGGACACAGCATCAGGGAAAGCAAGTCTCTGACCTGACCAGGAGACGCCGGATTGCTTGGTTGGCTGCAATAAGAAGAAAGGACTTTACTTTCGATTTCACCCCCCAGTCGATGAGAGTGTGTTCTCTGCATTTTCACTCGG GTAAACCATCATATCAGATGTTGGAGAACCACCCTGACTGGACACCATCCCTGCGGTTAGGCCACAATGACGTTAAAGAAACAGATGTAGCGAGATATCAGCGGCAAGTAAAGCGCAGGACCCAGCATCTGGAGCGGCCGCCACCGCCTGCCCAGGACCAGCAGTCACCACCGCCA GCTCATTACCACCAGCAGTCGCTAC CGCCAGCCCAGTACCAGCGGTCGCCATCGCCAGCCCAGTACCAGCAGCAGCCACCACTCCCAGCCCAGTACCAGCAGCAGCCACCACTCCCAGCCCAGGACCAGCAGCCACCACCGCCAGCTCGGGACATGGAATGTGGACTCTGCATATGTAGAAGAGATGTTATTAACAATCTTTTGGAAGAAAACAGAGCGCTGAAGCAGGAGCTTGATGAGTACCGGATAAATGAGAACCTTCTGAGTGGTAATGATAACACAGTGAAGTATTACACGGGGCTTCCAAACTTTGCATTGTTCCAGACACTTCTACTCAACCTCACTCCATATCTGTCTCAAGGTGGGATGAAGGCGCTCTCACCCTTCCAGCTTGTCCTATTGACTTTAATGCGCCTCAGACTAGACCTTCCAATACAGCACCTCAGCTATCTGTTTAGAGTACATAAGACAACAGTCGCCGATGCCTTTCACCATACCCTTGGAGTGATGTACGCACAGCTGTGTCCATTGGTGCACTGGCCAAGCAGGGAATGCTTATTGACCAGTATGCCACACCAGTTTGTGGAGTCATTTGGGAAAAATGTGGCTGCCATTGTGGACTGCTTCGAGGTGTTCATAGAGAAACCCTCAAATGTATTGGCCAGGGCACAGACTTTCTCTCAACACAAACAAGCATACACCATGAAATACCTAATTGTGATCATGCCCCAGGGAGTCATTTCCTTCATAACGAAAGGGTGGGGTGGGCGCACAAGTGACAAGCATATAACGGAGCAAAGTGGTTTCCTGAACAAACTGTTACCAGGTGACATTGTGCTGGCAAATAGGGGCTTTAATATAAGAGAAAGTGTGGGCATGATGTGTGCTGAAGTGAAAATACCTACAGTCTCAAATGGTCATGCAGAGCTGGAGGTGAAAGATGTGGAGGAGCCAAGGGCCATAGCACATCTCAGAATTCACGTTGAGAGGGTGATTGCTGTTGTGCACAACAAATTCAAATTTTTACACTCAACTGTACCTGTACACATGCTTGTCAAATGTGAGGGTGAAAACCTAACGTCTTTAGATAAGATTGTCACTGTTTGCTGTGCCTTAATGAACATGTGCAAAAGTGTTGTTTGA
- the LOC132097125 gene encoding uncharacterized protein LOC132097125 isoform X1 — protein MPGSHCCVNNCSSTSHDRYGKHRNNGIQFFRLPKWTQHQGKQVSDLTRRRRIAWLAAIRRKDFTFDFTPQSMRVCSLHFHSGKPSYQMLENHPDWTPSLRLGHNDVKETDVARYQRQVKRRTQHLERPPPPAQDQQSPPPVQDHKQSLPQAHYHQQSLPPAHYQRSPPPAQDHQQLPSPAQYQRSPSPAQYQQQPPLPAQYQQQPPLPAQDQQPPPPARDMECGLCICRRDVINNLLEENRALKQELDEYRINENLLSGNDNTVKYYTGLPNFALFQTLLLNLTPYLSQGGMKALSPFQLVLLTLMRLRLDLPIQHLSYLFRVHKTTVADAFHHTLGVMYAQLCPLVHWPSRECLLTSMPHQFVESFGKNVAAIVDCFEVFIEKPSNVLARAQTFSQHKQAYTMKYLIVIMPQGVISFITKGWGGRTSDKHITEQSGFLNKLLPGDIVLANRGFNIRESVGMMCAEVKIPTVSNGHAELEVKDVEEPRAIAHLRIHVERVIAVVHNKFKFLHSTVPVHMLVKCEGENLTSLDKIVTVCCALMNMCKSVV, from the exons atgcctggaagtcaCTGCTGCGTTAACAACTGCTCCAGTACTTCACACGATAGATatggaaaacataggaacaaCGGAATACAGTTTTTTAGGTTACCGAAATGGACACAGCATCAGGGAAAGCAAGTCTCTGACCTGACCAGGAGACGCCGGATTGCTTGGTTGGCTGCAATAAGAAGAAAGGACTTTACTTTCGATTTCACCCCCCAGTCGATGAGAGTGTGTTCTCTGCATTTTCACTCGG GTAAACCATCATATCAGATGTTGGAGAACCACCCTGACTGGACACCATCCCTGCGGTTAGGCCACAATGACGTTAAAGAAACAGATGTAGCGAGATATCAGCGGCAAGTAAAGCGCAGGACCCAGCATCTGGAGCGGCCGCCACCGCCTGCCCAGGACCAGCAGTCACCACCGCCAGTCCAGGACCACAAGCAGTCGCTACCGCAGGCTCATTACCACCAGCAGTCGCTACCGCCAGCCCATTACCAGCGGTCACCACCGCCAGCCCAGGACCACCAGCAGTTGCCATCGCCAGCCCAGTACCAGCGGTCGCCATCGCCAGCCCAGTACCAGCAGCAGCCACCACTCCCAGCCCAGTACCAGCAGCAGCCACCACTCCCAGCCCAGGACCAGCAGCCACCACCGCCAGCTCGGGACATGGAATGTGGACTCTGCATATGTAGAAGAGATGTTATTAACAATCTTTTGGAAGAAAACAGAGCGCTGAAGCAGGAGCTTGATGAGTACCGGATAAATGAGAACCTTCTGAGTGGTAATGATAACACAGTGAAGTATTACACGGGGCTTCCAAACTTTGCATTGTTCCAGACACTTCTACTCAACCTCACTCCATATCTGTCTCAAGGTGGGATGAAGGCGCTCTCACCCTTCCAGCTTGTCCTATTGACTTTAATGCGCCTCAGACTAGACCTTCCAATACAGCACCTCAGCTATCTGTTTAGAGTACATAAGACAACAGTCGCCGATGCCTTTCACCATACCCTTGGAGTGATGTACGCACAGCTGTGTCCATTGGTGCACTGGCCAAGCAGGGAATGCTTATTGACCAGTATGCCACACCAGTTTGTGGAGTCATTTGGGAAAAATGTGGCTGCCATTGTGGACTGCTTCGAGGTGTTCATAGAGAAACCCTCAAATGTATTGGCCAGGGCACAGACTTTCTCTCAACACAAACAAGCATACACCATGAAATACCTAATTGTGATCATGCCCCAGGGAGTCATTTCCTTCATAACGAAAGGGTGGGGTGGGCGCACAAGTGACAAGCATATAACGGAGCAAAGTGGTTTCCTGAACAAACTGTTACCAGGTGACATTGTGCTGGCAAATAGGGGCTTTAATATAAGAGAAAGTGTGGGCATGATGTGTGCTGAAGTGAAAATACCTACAGTCTCAAATGGTCATGCAGAGCTGGAGGTGAAAGATGTGGAGGAGCCAAGGGCCATAGCACATCTCAGAATTCACGTTGAGAGGGTGATTGCTGTTGTGCACAACAAATTCAAATTTTTACACTCAACTGTACCTGTACACATGCTTGTCAAATGTGAGGGTGAAAACCTAACGTCTTTAGATAAGATTGTCACTGTTTGCTGTGCCTTAATGAACATGTGCAAAAGTGTTGTTTGA